A genomic segment from Leptolyngbya boryana PCC 6306 encodes:
- a CDS encoding transglycosylase domain-containing protein yields MSSNTLRQKQRQPETTREFVQSIGKVTGGTLLAITMLSSSVIAGGLVGLAISFRNLPDVRSLRGYKPSETTHIYDIKGKMLASIHGEANREVVPLNGISPHLKRAVIAIEDSYFYSHRGVNGGAIARATMANFTTGRTVEGGSTLTMQLVKNLFLSPKRAISRKVAEAVLSLRVEQIFKKDQILEMYLNQIYWGHNNYGAQTAARSYFGKDVSKLNLAESAMMAGLIQSPEDLSPFVDLKAAKARQGDVLNRMRELGWITAEEETAARKQPIKLGKITSFQTSQMPYVTNEVTKELTRRFGRDAVLKGGMRIQTTIDSKMQRAAEDTARRWISTLNNQGVYADQMAIVSVDPRTQFIKAMVGGVDAKKSEYNRATQALRQPGSAFKPFVYYAAFASGRYSPDATILDAPVGYPDGYEMYYPQNYDRSFGGAMTLRRALEQSRNVPAVKLGQEIGLNKVVEICRSIGIKSPIDPVISLPLGAVDLTPLEMASAYATFANNGWYSDTTLIAQVADSSGNVILDNTPKPRLVLDSWASAALNDTLQGVITRGTATAAQIGRPAAGKTGTTSSERDIWFVGYVPQLATAVWVGNDNYSQLGQGATGGTFVAPIWRDFMSQALQDVPVEKFRPMSDFEKP; encoded by the coding sequence GTGTCGTCTAACACCTTAAGACAAAAGCAGCGCCAACCTGAAACCACCCGAGAATTTGTTCAATCCATCGGCAAAGTGACAGGAGGAACGCTACTTGCGATTACGATGCTGTCAAGTTCGGTGATTGCAGGTGGACTGGTCGGACTTGCGATCAGTTTTCGCAACTTGCCTGACGTGCGATCGCTGCGAGGCTACAAACCGAGCGAAACCACTCATATTTACGATATCAAGGGCAAAATGCTTGCCAGTATTCACGGTGAGGCAAATCGAGAAGTGGTTCCCCTCAATGGAATTTCTCCTCATCTCAAACGGGCTGTGATTGCCATTGAAGATAGTTATTTCTATTCACACCGTGGGGTGAATGGCGGCGCGATCGCCCGAGCCACGATGGCGAATTTCACGACAGGACGCACGGTTGAAGGCGGCTCGACGCTGACCATGCAGCTTGTGAAAAACCTATTTCTGTCCCCGAAGCGTGCGATCAGCCGCAAAGTGGCAGAAGCCGTTCTATCTTTGCGAGTTGAGCAGATTTTCAAGAAAGACCAAATCTTGGAAATGTATCTAAACCAGATTTATTGGGGACATAACAACTACGGCGCTCAAACCGCTGCAAGAAGTTATTTTGGCAAAGATGTATCGAAGCTGAATCTAGCTGAATCTGCGATGATGGCAGGCTTGATTCAATCGCCGGAAGATCTCAGCCCCTTTGTCGATCTGAAAGCGGCAAAAGCCCGTCAAGGCGATGTGCTCAATCGGATGCGAGAACTGGGCTGGATTACGGCTGAAGAGGAAACTGCCGCTCGCAAACAGCCGATTAAACTTGGCAAAATCACCTCGTTCCAGACCAGTCAGATGCCCTATGTTACGAATGAGGTCACGAAAGAACTCACACGTAGATTCGGGCGCGATGCAGTGCTCAAAGGTGGGATGCGCATTCAAACCACGATCGACTCTAAGATGCAGCGGGCTGCTGAAGATACTGCCCGTCGATGGATTAGTACCTTGAATAACCAAGGGGTGTATGCCGACCAGATGGCGATCGTTTCAGTCGATCCCCGGACGCAGTTTATCAAAGCGATGGTGGGTGGAGTCGATGCGAAGAAGAGCGAATATAACCGGGCAACTCAAGCCCTTCGCCAACCTGGATCAGCCTTTAAACCGTTTGTGTACTACGCGGCTTTTGCCTCCGGCAGATATTCTCCCGATGCAACGATCCTAGATGCGCCAGTGGGATATCCAGATGGATATGAAATGTATTATCCGCAAAACTACGATCGTAGTTTTGGTGGAGCGATGACGCTACGCCGCGCGCTAGAGCAGTCGCGAAATGTCCCTGCGGTCAAGCTGGGTCAAGAAATCGGCTTAAATAAAGTCGTTGAGATCTGCCGAAGTATTGGTATCAAAAGCCCCATCGATCCTGTGATCTCTTTGCCATTAGGAGCCGTTGACCTGACGCCGCTAGAAATGGCGAGTGCGTATGCAACCTTCGCAAACAATGGCTGGTATTCAGATACGACCTTGATCGCCCAAGTTGCAGATAGCAGTGGCAATGTGATTTTAGACAACACGCCGAAACCAAGACTAGTGCTTGATTCCTGGGCATCTGCTGCTCTGAATGACACTCTACAAGGTGTAATCACGCGCGGAACAGCAACTGCAGCCCAAATTGGTCGTCCTGCTGCCGGAAAGACGGGAACAACTTCTTCAGAGCGCGATATTTGGTTTGTGGGATATGTGCCTCAGCTTGCAACAGCAGTTTGGGTCGGAAACGATAACTACTCGCAGCTAGGACAGGGTGCAACGGGAGGAACGTTTGTCGCTCCAATTTGGCGAGATTTTATGTCTCAAGCGTTGCAGGATGTACCTGTTGAGAAGTTCCGCCCCATGTCGGACTTTGAAAAACCGTAA
- a CDS encoding DMT family transporter, which translates to MTFFLQFRGEIAALMAALIWATASIVYTGVGRQIKPLALNFTKGWIAIVLLILTLLLTQRNIPSIDPAHFLLLFLSGTIGIGFGDTAYFNALNCIGARRTLLFETLAPPMSAVFALLFLKEQISTTAWLGIGLTIVGVVWVILERASDVHENFRPLRGSLFGLLAAIGQATGAVMSRAALVSSEIDSLWSTLIRLLGGTIALLIWILLQRQSVELVKPVQNRRLFVVIATTGFVSTYLGILLQQTSLKFAATGIAQALSSTSPLFVIPLTRILGDRVSIRSVMGVLIALLGVGLLFQRQ; encoded by the coding sequence TTGACTTTTTTTCTTCAATTTCGAGGTGAAATTGCTGCGCTGATGGCTGCTTTGATCTGGGCAACTGCCTCGATCGTCTATACGGGCGTTGGACGGCAAATCAAGCCGCTGGCTTTGAATTTCACCAAGGGCTGGATTGCGATCGTTTTGCTCATCCTGACCTTACTCCTCACTCAGCGGAATATTCCCTCGATCGATCCTGCTCATTTTCTCCTGCTCTTTCTCAGCGGCACGATCGGCATTGGCTTCGGTGACACTGCCTATTTCAACGCGCTCAATTGCATCGGCGCAAGAAGAACCCTTTTATTTGAAACTCTTGCACCTCCTATGTCTGCTGTGTTTGCCCTGCTTTTTCTCAAAGAGCAGATTTCAACCACGGCTTGGCTTGGGATTGGATTGACGATTGTCGGAGTCGTTTGGGTGATCTTAGAACGGGCTTCTGATGTTCACGAAAATTTCCGTCCGCTTCGGGGCAGTCTATTCGGACTGCTAGCCGCGATCGGACAGGCAACAGGTGCCGTTATGTCAAGAGCCGCACTGGTCAGTTCTGAAATTGACTCACTCTGGAGTACATTAATTCGGCTTTTAGGCGGTACGATCGCACTGCTCATCTGGATCTTGCTGCAACGCCAATCGGTTGAACTGGTTAAACCCGTACAAAATCGTCGATTGTTTGTCGTGATTGCAACAACGGGATTCGTGAGTACTTATTTAGGAATTTTACTTCAGCAAACGTCTCTGAAATTCGCTGCAACCGGAATCGCACAAGCCTTGAGTAGTACCAGTCCCTTATTTGTCATACCCTTAACTCGGATTTTGGGCGATCGCGTTAGCATACGATCTGTCATGGGTGTCCTGATTGCGCTGTTGGGAGTGGGTTTATTGTTTCAGCGTCAATGA
- a CDS encoding phytoene desaturase family protein has translation MHDTEIVVIGSGIGGLVAGALLARYGKSVVVCESHTIPGGAIHSFSRQGFHFDSGASFYCGLSDAHSVNPLRQVLAVLEEPVAAIPYDPFGHYHFPDATLPVYGNLEKYRSAIANISPQGAIELVELEKRFLKLYEGLRGIPTLALRSDWKLAPLLLSRYLPSLLKLLPNLGMIQASVGDLMDQTVRDPWVRRLIDLECFLLSGLKAHGTIAPEVAFMFGERTNSVIDYPIGGSGAIVDALVRGLKKWGGSLRLGTHVEKILVESGKVRGVRLRNGEELKSAIVISNATIWDTYSQLLDPLPNTQDALKTPAIESFMHLHLGIRSDGLEGLTGHHVVVHDDRDITTPGNTCMISIPSVWDATLAPDGHHVVHAYTLEPFEGWARNAEYEQKKHQRSQSLFRAVEKVIPDLKSRIVLELIGTPLTHARYLRRYQGTYGAGIPAGQGLFPSCYTPIENLYRVGDSTMPGIGVPAVAASGILCANTLVDPAQTLELVDLL, from the coding sequence ATGCACGATACAGAGATTGTCGTAATCGGGAGTGGAATTGGTGGACTGGTCGCAGGGGCATTATTGGCTCGATATGGAAAGTCGGTGGTGGTCTGTGAAAGCCATACTATTCCAGGCGGCGCAATTCACAGCTTTTCGCGGCAAGGATTTCATTTTGATTCTGGGGCATCGTTTTACTGCGGGTTGAGCGATGCCCATTCAGTCAATCCGCTGCGCCAAGTTTTAGCGGTGTTAGAAGAACCCGTCGCAGCGATTCCTTATGATCCGTTTGGTCATTATCATTTTCCAGATGCGACTCTCCCGGTGTATGGAAATTTAGAAAAATATCGATCGGCGATCGCGAACATTTCTCCTCAAGGTGCGATCGAGCTTGTCGAACTTGAAAAACGGTTTCTCAAACTCTACGAAGGCTTACGCGGAATTCCAACGCTCGCTCTACGCAGCGATTGGAAATTAGCCCCGCTTTTGTTGAGTCGTTATCTTCCTTCGTTGCTGAAATTGCTCCCGAATTTGGGGATGATTCAAGCTTCTGTTGGCGATTTGATGGATCAAACGGTTCGTGATCCTTGGGTGCGAAGACTCATCGATTTGGAATGTTTCCTATTGTCTGGATTAAAGGCTCACGGCACGATCGCGCCTGAAGTTGCCTTTATGTTTGGAGAGCGGACGAACTCTGTAATTGACTATCCGATTGGGGGAAGTGGCGCGATCGTCGATGCGCTGGTGCGAGGCTTGAAAAAATGGGGCGGATCGCTGCGATTGGGTACGCATGTCGAGAAAATTCTCGTGGAATCCGGCAAAGTTCGAGGCGTGCGGTTGCGAAATGGCGAAGAATTAAAATCAGCGATCGTCATCTCTAACGCCACAATTTGGGATACCTATTCGCAACTTTTAGATCCCCTGCCGAATACTCAAGACGCACTCAAAACGCCAGCGATCGAGAGTTTTATGCACTTACATCTTGGAATTCGTTCAGATGGTTTAGAAGGTTTGACAGGTCATCATGTGGTCGTGCATGACGATCGAGACATCACGACTCCTGGAAATACCTGCATGATTTCGATTCCCTCGGTTTGGGATGCGACGCTTGCTCCAGATGGGCATCACGTTGTTCATGCTTACACGTTAGAACCTTTTGAAGGTTGGGCGCGAAATGCCGAGTATGAGCAGAAAAAACATCAGCGATCGCAGTCGCTATTTCGTGCCGTTGAGAAAGTCATTCCAGATTTGAAATCCCGCATCGTCTTGGAACTGATTGGAACTCCGCTGACTCATGCGCGATATTTGCGACGATATCAAGGCACATACGGAGCCGGAATTCCTGCTGGACAAGGATTATTTCCGAGTTGTTATACGCCAATTGAGAATCTCTACCGAGTTGGAGATAGCACCATGCCCGGAATTGGTGTGCCTGCTGTTGCGGCTTCGGGAATTCTCTGCGCGAATACACTCGTCGATCCGGCTCAAACACTTGAATTGGTTGATTTACTTTGA
- a CDS encoding DUF1825 family protein, which yields MSFFDSEIVQEEAKNLFQDYQSLIQLGSSYGKFDREGKIMYIEQMEAIMDRYKVFMKRFELSEDFSAQMTVEQLKTQLGQFGMTPQQMFDQMQQTLNRMKSQIDK from the coding sequence ATGTCATTTTTTGATTCCGAGATCGTTCAAGAAGAAGCTAAGAATCTTTTTCAGGATTATCAATCTCTAATCCAACTAGGCAGCAGCTATGGCAAGTTCGATCGTGAAGGCAAAATCATGTACATCGAACAGATGGAAGCCATTATGGATCGCTACAAAGTTTTTATGAAACGCTTTGAGCTATCCGAAGATTTCTCTGCTCAGATGACAGTTGAGCAACTGAAAACTCAGTTAGGTCAGTTTGGCATGACTCCACAGCAAATGTTCGATCAAATGCAGCAAACCTTGAATCGGATGAAATCCCAAATTGACAAATAA